A genomic window from Nematostella vectensis chromosome 9, jaNemVect1.1, whole genome shotgun sequence includes:
- the LOC116608909 gene encoding uncharacterized protein LOC116608909 isoform X1 has product MEFRKCQQNGTNGVTANHGHPQSNIVPREKLPLLEITDDMPHWLKFRRVVENEKRKKMNKEIDQQKEKEQNKYKGVPSWKIPVLIQKEEQRLRQLQAEEEVKKEEMTLRAEWDALPPWKQQILLKKGCNPLTKRRASATIAVPLASGSTSTSSTSSLNGSAEEEIENKETTEDLDTQFADDASENGYSESSVAESELISEGMDTQSARMDNDEISNE; this is encoded by the exons ATGGAGTTTAGAAAATGCCAACAGAACGGGACAAATG GGGTAACCGCCAACCACGGCCACCCTCAGTCGAACATAGTCCCCCGCGAAAAGCTCCCCCTGCTTGAGATTACAGATGACATGCCACATTGGCTCAAGTTCCGCCGAGTCGTAGAGAACGAGAAACGAAAG AAAATGAACAAGGAGATTGACCAACAGAAAGAAAAGGAGCAAAACAAGTACAAAGGCGTGCCTTCCTGGAAAATCCCAGTACTTATCCAGAAAGAAGAGCAGCGCCTTCGCCAACTGCAGGCAGAAGAGGAGGTCAAGAAGGAAGAGATGACGCTTCGCGCGGAGTGGGACGCGCTGCCTCCATGGAAACAGCAGATACTGCTCAAGAAGGGATGCAACCCGCTTACCAAGAGGCGCGCGTCTG CTACGATCGCCGTACCCCTGGCAAGCGGTAGTACAAGCACCAGTAGCACGAGCTCTTTGAACGGGTCAGCGGAAGAAGAAATTGAGAATAAAGAGACAACCGAAGACCTGGATACTCAGTTTGCAGATGACGCGTCGGAGAATGGGTACAGTGAAAGCTCGGTTGCTGAGTCGGAGCTCATCAGTGAAGGCATGGATACACAGTCTGCTCGCATGGATAATGACGAAATATCTAACGAATAA
- the LOC116608909 gene encoding uncharacterized protein LOC116608909 isoform X3 → MPHWLKFRRVVENEKRKKMNKEIDQQKEKEQNKYKGVPSWKIPVLIQKEEQRLRQLQAEEEVKKEEMTLRAEWDALPPWKQQILLKKGCNPLTKRRASATIAVPLASGSTSTSSTSSLNGSAEEEIENKETTEDLDTQFADDASENGYSESSVAESELISEGMDTQSARMDNDEISNE, encoded by the exons ATGCCACATTGGCTCAAGTTCCGCCGAGTCGTAGAGAACGAGAAACGAAAG AAAATGAACAAGGAGATTGACCAACAGAAAGAAAAGGAGCAAAACAAGTACAAAGGCGTGCCTTCCTGGAAAATCCCAGTACTTATCCAGAAAGAAGAGCAGCGCCTTCGCCAACTGCAGGCAGAAGAGGAGGTCAAGAAGGAAGAGATGACGCTTCGCGCGGAGTGGGACGCGCTGCCTCCATGGAAACAGCAGATACTGCTCAAGAAGGGATGCAACCCGCTTACCAAGAGGCGCGCGTCTG CTACGATCGCCGTACCCCTGGCAAGCGGTAGTACAAGCACCAGTAGCACGAGCTCTTTGAACGGGTCAGCGGAAGAAGAAATTGAGAATAAAGAGACAACCGAAGACCTGGATACTCAGTTTGCAGATGACGCGTCGGAGAATGGGTACAGTGAAAGCTCGGTTGCTGAGTCGGAGCTCATCAGTGAAGGCATGGATACACAGTCTGCTCGCATGGATAATGACGAAATATCTAACGAATAA
- the LOC125572387 gene encoding motile sperm domain-containing protein 1-like isoform X2: MRSVQSSHFTDGSLPVFVFPDALTFYQDDQSSHKQVLTVYNPYEFTLKFKVLCTAPGRYLVVEAEGIIKPRCCVDIVIRHTAVKTTDPNIQDKFKLHVFKQGTNKLLGQKEVLSVLLHSKSAPQVSCRYTKRGRGRERGLVVPSMAERPIF; this comes from the exons ATGAGGTCAGTACAGTCCTCTCACTTCACTGATGGATCCCTACCTGTCTTCGTCTTTCCTGACGCCCTGACATTCTACCAGGATGACCAGTCATCACATAAACAAGTTTTGACCGTCTACAATCCATATGAATTTACCCTTAAATTCAAAG taTTATGTACAGCTCCCGGTAGATACCTAGTTGTTGAAGCAGAAGGAATCATCAAGCCAAGATGCTGTGTGGACAT AGTAATACGGCACACAGCAGTGAAGACTACAGATCCTAACATTCAGGATAAGTTCAAGCTGCATGTGTTTAAACAAGGCACCAATAAACTTCTCGGCCAGAAAGAGGTGCTGTCCGTTTTGCTGCATAGCAAGAGTGCACCACAGGTCAGTTGCAGATACACAAAAAGGGGGCGTGGTAGGG
- the LOC125572387 gene encoding motile sperm domain-containing protein 1-like isoform X1 has translation MRSVQSSHFTDGSLPVFVFPDALTFYQDDQSSHKQVLTVYNPYEFTLKFKGTVLCTAPGRYLVVEAEGIIKPRCCVDIVIRHTAVKTTDPNIQDKFKLHVFKQGTNKLLGQKEVLSVLLHSKSAPQVSCRYTKRGRGRERGLVVPSMAERPIF, from the exons ATGAGGTCAGTACAGTCCTCTCACTTCACTGATGGATCCCTACCTGTCTTCGTCTTTCCTGACGCCCTGACATTCTACCAGGATGACCAGTCATCACATAAACAAGTTTTGACCGTCTACAATCCATATGAATTTACCCTTAAATTCAAAGGTACAG taTTATGTACAGCTCCCGGTAGATACCTAGTTGTTGAAGCAGAAGGAATCATCAAGCCAAGATGCTGTGTGGACAT AGTAATACGGCACACAGCAGTGAAGACTACAGATCCTAACATTCAGGATAAGTTCAAGCTGCATGTGTTTAAACAAGGCACCAATAAACTTCTCGGCCAGAAAGAGGTGCTGTCCGTTTTGCTGCATAGCAAGAGTGCACCACAGGTCAGTTGCAGATACACAAAAAGGGGGCGTGGTAGGG